The Hippoglossus hippoglossus isolate fHipHip1 chromosome 2, fHipHip1.pri, whole genome shotgun sequence genome includes a region encoding these proteins:
- the arl6ip6 gene encoding ADP-ribosylation factor-like protein 6-interacting protein 6, whose product MEHPGSSSVGPGGRVGSGAADRPLPHRPGPRRWSVVALSVLGSAACVSAVGCLCAFIYPILKELRAGRVRGEDGTEERILGFWSILVLSVVVGCICSVFSWTLTYLDSYQPGTGFLSPLSLAPLRDESGHGFQVGYGAVGLNGIMAMLTVFWILT is encoded by the exons atggaaCATCCAGGCTCTTCCTCCGTGGGACCCGGCGGGAGGGTCGGGTCAGGGGCCGCGGATCGGCCGCTCCCCCACCGGCCCGGCCCCAGACGTTGGTCCGTGGTCGCCCTGTCCGTCCTGGGCTCCGCGGCGTGTGTGTCCGCTGTCGGTTGCTTGTGCGCTTTCATCTACCCCATACTGAAAG AGCTGCGGGcagggagagtgagaggagaggacgggACTGAAGAGAGAATCCTGG gtttctGGAGCATCCTTGTGCTGTCAGTAGTTGTTGGATGCATCTGTTCCGTCTTCTCGTGGACTCTCACCTACCTGGACTCGTACCAGCCGGGCACGGGGTTCCTGTCACCGCTGTCACTGGCGCCCCTCAG AGATGAATCTGGCCATGGATTTCAAGTGGGTTATGGTGCTGTCGGCCTCAACGGCATCATGGCCATGCTCACCGTCTTCTGGATCCTCACctga